Proteins from a single region of Pseudomonas sp. BSw22131:
- a CDS encoding zonular occludens toxin domain-containing protein, whose translation MAIKIHHGPNGSYKTSGAVWDDAVPAAKEGRLIITNVRGMSRDRFEALFDDLPDTFDVLFISHESTEGMERIRTWFQWAPRNAFLIFDEAQVIFPSKWTSKEVERFNYPGGPDKAKLDDKPTDWLSAWTMHRHFNWDVILTMPNIKYLHTDIRNTSEAAYQHSNLMLLGKWTKKLVQKDYKEAMHSAQENKAPTDGSNIVQLRKIDVRVFSLYDSTATGLHRDTMAGKNALASPRVLVLAVWPHLLSGVFFTLTTEILSTIRWVLLQLKPVYNLLKMFLLKVLSRLLTLILFTYLLSKICRLFL comes from the coding sequence ATGGCAATCAAAATTCACCATGGGCCTAACGGTTCCTACAAAACCTCAGGCGCTGTATGGGACGATGCCGTCCCAGCTGCTAAAGAAGGTCGTTTAATCATTACCAACGTTCGAGGTATGTCCCGTGACCGTTTCGAAGCTCTGTTTGATGATCTCCCTGATACTTTTGACGTTCTCTTTATCAGCCACGAATCAACAGAAGGCATGGAACGGATTAGAACTTGGTTTCAATGGGCTCCGCGAAACGCCTTTCTGATCTTCGACGAGGCTCAGGTTATTTTCCCCAGCAAGTGGACCAGCAAGGAAGTTGAACGTTTCAACTATCCCGGTGGCCCTGACAAAGCCAAACTTGATGACAAGCCCACTGATTGGCTTTCTGCTTGGACCATGCACCGCCATTTCAACTGGGACGTGATCCTCACGATGCCCAATATCAAATATTTGCACACCGACATCCGTAACACTTCTGAGGCCGCCTATCAGCATTCGAACTTGATGCTATTGGGCAAGTGGACCAAAAAGCTCGTCCAGAAAGACTACAAAGAGGCAATGCACAGTGCTCAGGAAAATAAGGCGCCTACTGATGGTTCTAACATTGTTCAACTTCGTAAAATCGATGTTCGTGTTTTCTCGCTCTACGACTCCACAGCAACCGGTCTACACCGAGACACCATGGCGGGCAAAAACGCCCTCGCGTCTCCGCGCGTATTGGTCCTCGCGGTGTGGCCGCACTTGTTATCGGGGGTGTTTTTTACGTTAACGACGGAAATCCTTTCCACAATCCGCTGGGTACTGTTGCAGCTAAAACCGGTGTACAACCTCCTCAAAATGTTCCTGTTAAAAGTCCTCAGCAGGCTATTAACCTTGATCCTGTTCACGTATCTGCTGAGCAAAATTTGCCGCCTGTTCCTTTGA
- a CDS encoding DUF2523 family protein, whose protein sequence is MAWQHNPLLSGSVGFYGFWYLRLYKVPYGCSHKGLNLECHSAQIMMIDVAYEVVQEVITDSGAAQLVSSAWASIPGDIQSTLSFFKIPQGLSLLFSAIPTRWAMRFIPGA, encoded by the coding sequence TTGGCTTGGCAGCACAACCCACTTCTTTCAGGCTCAGTGGGATTTTATGGATTCTGGTATCTACGACTTTATAAAGTCCCTTATGGTTGTTCTCACAAAGGCCTCAATCTGGAGTGCCATTCAGCTCAAATCATGATGATCGACGTTGCTTACGAAGTCGTTCAGGAGGTCATTACAGACAGTGGAGCAGCCCAACTTGTCAGTTCGGCTTGGGCATCCATCCCCGGTGATATACAGTCAACACTTTCGTTCTTCAAAATTCCACAGGGTTTAAGCCTCCTTTTTTCCGCCATTCCCACTCGCTGGGCGATGCGCTTTATTCCAGGAGCTTGA